The following are from one region of the Thiocapsa rosea genome:
- the ligA gene encoding NAD-dependent DNA ligase LigA translates to MGTHGGALIGADAAAERAAWLRAEIARHNVRYYVLDDPEIPDAEYDRLFAELQALEAANPDLITPDSPTQRVGAAPLSAFAAVRHRLPMISLANAMSDGELADFDRRNAAALPGTDPILYTAEPKLDGLAMSIRYEAGLLVQAATRGDGSTGEDVTANVRTVKSVPLRLVGEAWPDVLEVRGEVYMTREGFERLNRDAAQRGERVFANPRNAAAGSLRQLDPRITATRPLRFCCYGWGELSIDPEESQIAMLQRLAGWGIPISKELRQVAGADGCRAYFEDLGRRRDALPYEIDGVVFKVDRIADQIGLGATSHHPRWAIARKFPAQEELTLVEAVEFQVGRTGAVTPVARLRPVQVGGVTVANATLHNMDEVVRKDVRAGDTVVIRRAGDVIPEVVSVLVDRRPPGAVPVEMPAQCPVCGSDVLRPPGEVVARCTGGLYCPAQRKQAIRHFASRRAMDIEGLGERLIEQLVDLGLVREPADLYRLTAEQLVGLERMGEKSAANLIDALERSKSTTFARFIFALGIPDVGETTAQALAARFSGMAELVRTREADFVRDRGVKGVGRDTANALHRFLIEHPQIEAQGDLAHWLAGLKLPGLTPARAQALAGRFEDLAALRAAELEELYLNSARLVEGVGPVVAAEIAGFFAQGHNREAIERLLESGIHWPDAPAPAQTSEALPLEGKTIVITGTLSRPREEIAARLQDAGAKVTNSVSKKTDYLIAGEAAGSKLEKAQSLGVAILDEAMLSALLDRP, encoded by the coding sequence ATGGGCACGCACGGCGGAGCGTTGATCGGTGCGGATGCCGCCGCCGAGCGCGCCGCATGGCTGCGCGCGGAGATCGCCCGCCACAATGTCCGCTATTACGTTCTCGACGATCCGGAGATCCCGGACGCCGAATACGATCGTCTCTTCGCCGAGCTTCAAGCCCTCGAGGCTGCCAATCCGGATCTGATAACGCCGGATTCGCCGACCCAGCGGGTCGGCGCCGCGCCGCTCTCCGCTTTTGCTGCGGTCCGTCACCGTCTGCCCATGATCTCGCTCGCCAACGCCATGAGCGACGGCGAGCTGGCGGATTTCGATCGTCGGAATGCCGCCGCTTTGCCGGGTACCGATCCGATCCTCTACACCGCCGAGCCCAAACTCGACGGCCTTGCCATGAGCATCCGCTACGAGGCGGGTCTGTTGGTTCAGGCTGCGACCCGCGGCGACGGCTCCACCGGCGAGGATGTCACCGCGAACGTGCGTACCGTCAAGAGCGTGCCCCTGCGCCTCGTCGGCGAGGCTTGGCCTGACGTGCTCGAGGTGCGCGGCGAGGTCTATATGACCCGCGAGGGGTTCGAGCGGCTCAACCGGGACGCCGCGCAACGGGGCGAACGCGTCTTTGCCAATCCACGTAATGCGGCCGCGGGGAGCCTACGCCAGCTCGATCCCCGTATCACCGCCACGCGCCCCTTGCGCTTTTGCTGCTACGGATGGGGCGAGCTCTCGATCGACCCCGAGGAGAGCCAGATCGCGATGCTTCAACGGCTCGCCGGTTGGGGCATCCCCATTTCCAAAGAGCTGCGGCAGGTCGCGGGAGCGGACGGATGTCGCGCCTATTTCGAGGACTTGGGACGGCGCCGCGATGCGCTGCCCTACGAGATCGACGGCGTGGTTTTCAAGGTCGACCGGATCGCCGATCAGATCGGCCTGGGCGCGACCAGCCATCATCCGCGTTGGGCCATTGCACGCAAGTTTCCTGCGCAGGAGGAGCTGACGCTCGTCGAGGCGGTCGAGTTCCAGGTTGGACGTACCGGCGCCGTGACGCCTGTCGCGCGGCTGCGGCCTGTGCAGGTCGGCGGTGTTACCGTCGCCAACGCGACCTTGCACAACATGGACGAGGTCGTCCGTAAGGATGTCCGTGCCGGCGATACCGTCGTCATCCGACGCGCGGGCGACGTGATTCCGGAGGTCGTGAGCGTCCTGGTCGATCGCCGGCCGCCGGGTGCTGTGCCGGTCGAGATGCCTGCCCAGTGTCCCGTGTGCGGGTCCGATGTGCTGCGCCCGCCGGGCGAGGTGGTGGCACGCTGTACCGGCGGTCTCTATTGCCCCGCGCAGCGCAAGCAAGCGATCCGGCATTTCGCCTCGCGTCGCGCCATGGATATCGAGGGTCTCGGCGAGAGGCTGATCGAGCAGCTCGTCGATCTGGGGTTGGTTCGCGAGCCTGCCGATCTGTATCGGCTGACCGCGGAGCAGCTCGTCGGCCTCGAACGCATGGGCGAGAAGTCCGCGGCCAACCTGATCGACGCCCTGGAGCGCAGCAAGTCCACGACCTTCGCGCGCTTTATCTTCGCACTCGGCATTCCGGATGTCGGCGAGACGACCGCGCAGGCGTTGGCCGCCCGGTTCAGCGGGATGGCCGAGCTGGTGCGGACGCGAGAAGCGGATTTCGTCCGCGATCGGGGCGTGAAGGGTGTCGGTCGGGACACCGCGAACGCGCTGCATCGCTTCCTGATCGAGCATCCGCAGATCGAGGCGCAAGGCGACCTTGCACACTGGCTGGCGGGACTGAAGCTCCCCGGTCTGACCCCCGCGCGTGCGCAGGCGTTGGCGGGGCGCTTCGAGGATCTCGCTGCACTTCGCGCGGCCGAACTCGAAGAGCTCTACCTCAACAGCGCGCGGCTCGTCGAAGGAGTCGGCCCCGTGGTGGCGGCGGAGATTGCGGGCTTCTTCGCGCAAGGGCACAATCGGGAGGCGATCGAGCGGTTGCTCGAGTCCGGGATCCACTGGCCCGACGCGCCAGCTCCTGCGCAGACCTCGGAAGCGCTGCCCCTCGAGGGCAAGACGATCGTGATCACCGGCACACTCAGCCGGCCGCGCGAGGAGATCGCCGCCCGGTTGCAGGACGCCGGTGCGAAGGTGACAAACAGCGTCTCGAAGAAGACGGATTATCTGATTGCGGGCGAGGCGGCGGGCTCCAAGCTCGAGAAGGCACAATCACTCGGTGTTGCGATTCTCGACGAGGCCATGCTGAGCGCGTTGCTCGATCGCCCTTGA
- a CDS encoding segregation and condensation protein A, whose protein sequence is MHDLSKEQQILIAMRKTLSAIIRDVTPPPGMRHPLSEPTIEDVRQCLGLIAAREKELADAQGRGGERPYYVDEPPDSRVVPIAGIKKRKE, encoded by the coding sequence ATGCATGATTTAAGCAAAGAGCAACAGATCCTGATCGCGATGCGCAAGACATTGTCGGCGATCATCCGAGACGTCACCCCGCCGCCAGGGATGCGTCATCCGCTGTCGGAGCCGACCATCGAGGACGTGCGTCAGTGCCTCGGGCTGATCGCCGCCCGCGAGAAGGAGCTTGCGGACGCGCAAGGCCGCGGCGGCGAGCGCCCCTACTATGTCGACGAGCCCCCGGATTCTCGGGTCGTGCCGATTGCCGGCATCAAAAAGCGCAAGGAGTGA
- a CDS encoding carbonic anhydrase, whose product MTRVRPENPGRPERPDAARRRRLVQLTLCLVAAGFCRDGVAREAATTGTPDWSYSGVAGPDQWGDLGGEYETCARGELQSPIDIVETQRVSYTPLLFRYRSQLLEAENTGRGVRLISPPGSALVIRGQAYDLAEFSFHVPGLHGFQGVAAEAEIHMLHRDGKGGYAVVAVPLRAGERENRILDRILEYLPTQPGERVRQRQVGINPLFLLPVDRSYYRYTGSLVTPPCTEPVLWFVFREPLEVSADQIQRIARATGMNARPIQPLNGRPVFSLFRY is encoded by the coding sequence ATGACACGCGTCCGCCCGGAGAACCCTGGACGCCCGGAGCGCCCGGATGCTGCCCGACGGCGGCGTCTTGTGCAGTTGACTCTGTGCCTGGTCGCGGCCGGTTTTTGCCGAGATGGCGTCGCACGCGAAGCGGCGACGACCGGGACACCCGATTGGTCCTACTCGGGGGTCGCGGGTCCGGACCAGTGGGGCGATCTCGGGGGTGAGTACGAGACCTGCGCGCGGGGCGAGCTGCAATCGCCGATCGATATCGTCGAAACCCAGCGCGTGAGCTACACGCCGTTGCTCTTCCGCTATCGATCGCAGCTCCTCGAGGCCGAGAATACCGGCCGCGGAGTCCGCCTGATCTCCCCGCCCGGCAGTGCGCTCGTGATCCGCGGACAGGCCTACGACCTCGCCGAGTTCAGCTTCCACGTCCCCGGTCTGCATGGTTTCCAGGGTGTTGCGGCGGAGGCCGAGATCCATATGCTGCATCGCGACGGGAAGGGCGGTTATGCCGTCGTCGCCGTGCCGCTGCGGGCCGGCGAGCGCGAGAATCGGATCCTCGATCGGATCCTGGAGTATCTGCCGACCCAGCCCGGAGAGCGGGTGCGGCAACGTCAGGTGGGGATCAACCCTCTCTTCCTGCTGCCGGTGGATCGCAGCTATTACAGATATACGGGCTCGTTGGTTACGCCGCCCTGCACCGAGCCGGTGCTTTGGTTCGTCTTTCGCGAACCGCTCGAGGTGAGCGCCGATCAGATTCAGCGCATTGCGCGGGCCACGGGGATGAACGCGCGTCCCATCCAGCCCTTGAACGGCCGTCCGGTCTTCTCGCTTTTCCGCTATTAA
- a CDS encoding cytochrome c family protein, with translation MQPILAGLSIAFGLALGLGGLAAPAAAEDTSEPIHLISSEVCQTCHEEIYRQWKGSMHANSTALKDPIHGTFYEMEVGDPRAEGQVHKKSGTFPICLQCHAPNAARDQTTKLDAHVAYSEGVNCVACHTLQSYKGIQGEDGKMRLGLKAYELSDKLQGPAAFPRGVQQLAAAGDDLFGGAVDDAAGSQKPNPHLGEPVEMDGIEIPALTMEASPFLMKTSDACMGCHDQRNNPQDVPLCATGNEFIASGSKVACQSCHMPVSNGLVDHSMGGGHDHGMLKRAVVFDVRTEIDGDVLKTTVLMQNSQPHSVPTGAPFRNMYLKLTAYDDQGEVVWQNSESHPSKDDPKGYFFYGLADAQGMPAPPPTATQLGDDTRLKPHETREILYDIPAEGVVLVRGELYYNLLWPSLVEKFTQLPSELTDPVLMAAVEQNISAP, from the coding sequence ATGCAACCTATACTCGCGGGACTCTCGATCGCATTCGGCCTTGCACTCGGTCTCGGAGGTCTCGCCGCTCCGGCGGCGGCCGAAGACACCTCCGAGCCGATCCACCTGATCTCGTCGGAGGTTTGCCAGACCTGTCACGAGGAGATCTACCGGCAGTGGAAAGGCTCCATGCACGCCAACAGCACTGCGTTGAAGGATCCGATCCACGGCACCTTCTACGAGATGGAGGTCGGAGATCCGAGGGCCGAAGGACAGGTGCACAAGAAGTCCGGCACCTTCCCGATCTGTCTGCAATGTCACGCACCGAACGCGGCCCGCGACCAGACCACCAAGCTCGATGCCCATGTCGCCTACAGCGAAGGGGTCAATTGCGTCGCCTGTCATACCCTTCAGAGCTACAAGGGCATCCAGGGCGAGGACGGCAAGATGCGCCTAGGTCTGAAAGCCTACGAGCTGTCGGACAAGCTTCAAGGTCCCGCTGCCTTCCCGCGCGGCGTCCAGCAGCTGGCAGCGGCCGGTGACGACCTGTTCGGCGGTGCGGTCGACGACGCGGCGGGCTCGCAGAAGCCGAACCCGCATTTGGGCGAGCCGGTGGAGATGGACGGGATCGAGATCCCCGCACTGACCATGGAGGCCAGCCCCTTCCTGATGAAGACCTCGGATGCCTGCATGGGCTGCCACGATCAGCGCAACAATCCGCAGGACGTCCCCTTGTGCGCGACCGGCAACGAGTTCATCGCCAGCGGCAGCAAGGTTGCCTGCCAATCCTGTCACATGCCGGTCTCCAACGGCCTGGTGGATCACTCCATGGGCGGCGGACACGACCACGGCATGCTCAAGCGGGCCGTCGTGTTCGACGTGCGCACCGAGATCGACGGCGATGTGCTGAAGACGACCGTCCTCATGCAGAACTCGCAACCCCATTCGGTACCGACCGGAGCGCCCTTCCGCAACATGTATCTGAAGCTCACCGCCTATGACGATCAAGGCGAAGTGGTCTGGCAAAACTCGGAGAGTCATCCCTCCAAGGACGATCCCAAAGGCTACTTCTTTTACGGCCTTGCGGACGCTCAGGGGATGCCCGCACCGCCACCCACCGCAACTCAGCTCGGCGATGACACCCGGCTCAAGCCCCATGAGACCCGCGAAATCCTCTACGACATCCCTGCGGAAGGGGTCGTCTTGGTGCGCGGCGAGCTGTACTACAACCTCTTGTGGCCGTCGCTGGTGGAGAAGTTCACGCAGCTGCCGAGCGAGCTGACCGATCCGGTGCTGATGGCTGCCGTGGAGCAGAACATCTCCGCACCCTAA
- a CDS encoding multiheme c-type cytochrome gives MLLLCALTLSIAVPAAADKVKLDPSNWGHEAGSACVSCHTKASSGLAQQWQDSAHAAAGVNCMDCHRAERSDVDAIEHEGQVIATIVSPKDCGRCHTKEFEEQQGSVHAEAYSIIEDRIPALAQNVGGAAMQAASCDQCHGSRVKVRGDGTLDPATWPNSGIGRINPDGSKGSCSSCHGRHRFSKAQAREPEACVRCHSGPDSPDKEVFEASKHGMVYAAHRDEMNLDAAEWNAGRDYTAAPTCVTCHMGAAGKLPSTHDVGLRNVWSLNTPVSKRQFLVIFEDGHKMELPADEPAPRRGTELTRADGTVGTVKAVATPERRRQAMSLVCVECHGKGFTESFMRQFDAVVELYNTKFGEPARAIMAGLYERGLLTPTAFDEPIEFTYWELWHDEGARARHGASMMSPNHAWWEGMYLVGRNFYARFLPEARAVAGEHADELVDAVLRANGQHEWLDQPDQASAILGFAPREAE, from the coding sequence TTGCTTCTTCTTTGTGCTCTAACCCTGTCGATCGCGGTGCCCGCAGCGGCCGACAAGGTCAAACTCGACCCGAGCAACTGGGGCCACGAAGCCGGCAGCGCCTGCGTCAGTTGCCACACCAAGGCATCGAGCGGGCTGGCGCAGCAGTGGCAGGACAGCGCCCATGCCGCCGCGGGTGTCAACTGCATGGATTGCCATCGGGCCGAGCGTTCCGATGTGGACGCCATCGAGCATGAGGGCCAGGTCATCGCGACCATCGTTTCGCCGAAGGACTGCGGGCGCTGTCACACGAAAGAGTTCGAAGAGCAGCAAGGCTCGGTCCACGCCGAGGCGTACTCCATCATCGAGGATCGCATTCCGGCACTGGCGCAAAACGTCGGCGGCGCGGCCATGCAGGCCGCATCCTGCGATCAGTGTCACGGCTCGCGGGTGAAGGTGCGCGGTGACGGCACCTTGGATCCCGCGACCTGGCCCAACTCGGGTATCGGGCGGATCAATCCGGACGGATCCAAGGGGTCATGCTCATCCTGCCACGGCCGGCATCGCTTCTCGAAGGCCCAGGCGCGCGAGCCCGAGGCGTGCGTGCGCTGTCACTCCGGCCCGGACTCGCCGGACAAGGAGGTCTTCGAGGCGTCCAAACACGGGATGGTCTATGCCGCGCATCGCGACGAGATGAATCTTGATGCAGCCGAGTGGAATGCCGGGCGCGACTATACGGCCGCGCCGACCTGCGTGACCTGTCATATGGGTGCCGCCGGTAAGCTGCCCTCGACCCATGATGTGGGTCTGCGCAACGTCTGGAGCCTCAATACGCCGGTCTCCAAGCGCCAGTTCCTGGTCATCTTCGAAGACGGGCACAAGATGGAGCTGCCCGCGGACGAGCCTGCGCCGCGGCGCGGCACCGAGCTGACGCGTGCCGACGGCACGGTCGGGACCGTCAAGGCGGTGGCGACACCCGAGCGGCGCCGTCAAGCCATGTCCCTGGTCTGTGTCGAATGTCACGGCAAGGGCTTCACCGAGAGCTTCATGCGTCAGTTCGACGCGGTTGTCGAGCTTTACAACACGAAATTCGGCGAACCGGCACGGGCGATCATGGCCGGCCTCTACGAGCGCGGTCTCCTCACTCCGACCGCGTTCGACGAGCCGATCGAGTTCACTTACTGGGAGCTGTGGCACGACGAAGGCGCACGCGCCCGACACGGCGCCTCCATGATGAGTCCGAACCACGCCTGGTGGGAGGGCATGTATCTGGTCGGCCGCAATTTCTATGCACGCTTCCTCCCGGAGGCGCGGGCGGTGGCAGGCGAGCACGCAGACGAGCTGGTGGACGCCGTGCTGCGCGCAAACGGGCAGCACGAGTGGCTGGATCAGCCCGATCAGGCGAGCGCCATCCTCGGCTTCGCACCCCGGGAGGCCGAGTAA
- a CDS encoding cytochrome c3 family protein has translation MGKLRAPVFITRHVLIALVVGGVGGVLFMTFLLEFDHYTSTNAFCTTCHSMTYAEESYRQTVHYDSASGVRASCGDCHVSEGVFAATWDHAVGSKDLFKQLFGPDYDDPVINALHLPEAAFAARRWFQARDSATCKRCHTQDAIQGKRADTAAIHREETDGKSCIDCHYNLVHRKVPDESTFKRDAWNRMVEEEFGLEPGTAEQLMSAH, from the coding sequence ATGGGCAAGCTGCGCGCACCTGTGTTCATCACCCGCCATGTGCTGATCGCGCTCGTGGTCGGCGGTGTCGGCGGGGTGCTCTTCATGACCTTCCTGCTTGAGTTCGATCACTACACCAGCACCAACGCCTTCTGCACGACCTGCCATTCGATGACCTATGCCGAAGAGAGCTATCGGCAAACCGTCCATTACGACTCGGCATCCGGGGTGCGCGCATCCTGCGGTGACTGCCACGTCTCAGAAGGCGTCTTCGCGGCGACCTGGGACCATGCGGTGGGATCGAAGGACCTCTTCAAGCAGCTCTTCGGACCGGACTACGACGACCCGGTGATCAATGCCCTACACCTGCCCGAGGCCGCCTTCGCCGCGCGCAGATGGTTTCAAGCCCGCGACTCGGCGACCTGCAAGCGCTGTCATACGCAGGATGCGATCCAGGGCAAGCGTGCGGATACGGCGGCGATCCATCGCGAGGAGACGGACGGCAAGTCCTGTATCGACTGCCACTACAACCTGGTGCATCGCAAGGTGCCCGACGAGAGCACCTTCAAACGCGACGCATGGAACCGGATGGTCGAAGAGGAGTTCGGGCTGGAGCCGGGAACGGCCGAGCAGCTGATGAGTGCGCACTGA
- a CDS encoding peptidylprolyl isomerase: protein MKTTRIPLLLCALLAAGVAVAQDAKDAEVQPQGDDVLIATVNGTPYGLELFRLFFLERLQQSQGQNSPELQEQAFNDFMSLVVASQEAARRNLEKDPDVGVAIELQRMKILSNAALASMAEEIEPTEDELKKAYDEIKASASQTEYKARHILVKDEEEAKKMIEELEGGADFGDLAREHSLGPTGKNGGELEWFDANQMVAPFSEAVAAMEVGTYTKTPVQTQFGWHVIELQDSRKAEPPSFEDAKQQLTALLKRQQLSAKLAEMRDGAMVELNEEVVKLKPTDESAAEGAAE from the coding sequence ATGAAGACGACTCGCATTCCCCTCCTCCTGTGTGCCCTGTTGGCCGCAGGTGTCGCCGTGGCGCAGGACGCCAAGGACGCCGAGGTCCAACCGCAGGGCGACGACGTCCTGATTGCAACGGTCAACGGCACACCCTACGGGCTCGAACTGTTCCGTCTCTTCTTCCTGGAGCGCCTGCAGCAAAGTCAAGGCCAGAATTCGCCCGAACTCCAAGAGCAAGCCTTCAACGACTTCATGAGTCTTGTGGTTGCCTCGCAGGAGGCCGCGCGGCGCAATCTCGAGAAAGACCCGGACGTCGGTGTCGCCATCGAGCTGCAACGCATGAAGATCCTCTCCAACGCGGCTCTGGCCTCGATGGCCGAGGAGATCGAGCCGACCGAAGACGAGCTGAAGAAGGCCTACGACGAGATCAAGGCCAGCGCCAGCCAGACCGAGTACAAGGCGCGCCACATCCTCGTCAAGGACGAGGAAGAGGCGAAGAAGATGATCGAGGAACTCGAAGGCGGTGCCGATTTCGGCGATCTCGCACGCGAGCACTCGCTTGGCCCGACCGGCAAGAACGGCGGCGAGCTCGAGTGGTTCGACGCCAATCAGATGGTGGCGCCCTTCTCCGAGGCGGTCGCTGCGATGGAGGTCGGTACCTACACAAAAACACCCGTGCAGACCCAGTTCGGATGGCACGTGATCGAGCTGCAGGACTCCCGCAAGGCCGAGCCCCCGAGCTTCGAGGATGCCAAGCAGCAGCTCACGGCCCTGCTCAAGCGCCAACAACTCTCGGCAAAGCTGGCCGAGATGCGTGACGGCGCCATGGTGGAACTCAACGAAGAAGTCGTGAAGCTCAAGCCGACCGACGAGAGCGCGGCTGAAGGGGCCGCCGAGTAA
- a CDS encoding YciI family protein, with amino-acid sequence MLYAIIAVDHDKSLAARLSARPDHLARLQALQDEGRLVIAGPHPAIDSPDPGEAGFSGSLIVAEFPDLAAAEQWAAADPYKAAGVYREVRVKPFKRVFPT; translated from the coding sequence GTGCTGTACGCCATCATCGCCGTGGATCACGACAAGAGTCTCGCGGCACGCCTGAGCGCGCGGCCGGACCATCTGGCGCGCCTGCAAGCCCTGCAGGACGAGGGTCGCCTGGTCATCGCCGGACCACATCCGGCGATCGACAGCCCGGATCCGGGTGAGGCCGGTTTCTCCGGATCCCTCATCGTCGCCGAATTCCCCGATCTGGCCGCGGCCGAGCAATGGGCGGCCGCGGATCCGTACAAGGCTGCCGGCGTCTACCGAGAGGTTCGGGTCAAGCCCTTCAAGCGGGTGTTTCCGACCTGA
- a CDS encoding inner membrane-spanning protein YciB, with protein MKLFVDFFPILLFFAAYKLEGIYVATGVAILASAILVGWSWMRRRHVETMPLVTLGLLVLFGGLTIALRDPIFVMWKPTIVNWLFGAAFLGSQFIGKRTLIERMMGKAVELPSAVWTRLNMMWIGFFIVTGLVNLFVVYIGSGFFGAQQALILASGLQDIDLSACTERFSGELLSLCNDTHAREDIWVNFKLFGMMGMTLVFVIAQAFYLSRHMTDEPRTLETD; from the coding sequence ATGAAACTCTTTGTCGACTTCTTTCCGATTCTCCTGTTCTTCGCCGCCTATAAACTCGAAGGCATCTACGTCGCGACCGGCGTCGCCATCCTCGCCTCGGCCATCCTGGTCGGCTGGTCGTGGATGCGGCGGCGGCATGTGGAGACCATGCCGCTGGTCACGCTCGGGTTGCTGGTGCTGTTCGGCGGGCTGACGATCGCCCTGCGCGACCCGATCTTCGTCATGTGGAAACCGACGATCGTCAATTGGCTGTTCGGCGCAGCCTTTCTCGGCAGCCAGTTCATCGGAAAGCGAACACTCATCGAGCGGATGATGGGAAAGGCCGTCGAGCTCCCCTCCGCGGTTTGGACACGCCTGAACATGATGTGGATCGGTTTCTTCATCGTCACCGGCCTCGTGAATCTCTTCGTCGTCTATATCGGCAGCGGGTTCTTCGGTGCCCAACAAGCCCTGATCCTCGCCTCGGGTCTGCAGGATATCGACCTTTCGGCCTGCACCGAGCGCTTCAGCGGCGAGCTGCTCTCGCTCTGCAACGATACCCATGCGCGCGAGGACATCTGGGTGAACTTCAAGCTCTTCGGTATGATGGGGATGACGCTCGTGTTCGTCATTGCGCAGGCCTTCTACCTGTCCCGCCACATGACGGACGAACCCCGGACACTGGAGACCGACTGA